In one Staphylococcus lutrae genomic region, the following are encoded:
- the rplM gene encoding 50S ribosomal protein L13, whose product MRQTFMANESNIERKWYVVDAEGQTLGRLSSEVAAILRGKNKVTYTPHVDTGDYVIIINASKIEFTGNKENDKIYYRHSNHPGGLKSITAGELRRTNPERLLETSIKGMLPSSRLGEKQGKKLFVYGGAEHPHAAQQPENYELRG is encoded by the coding sequence ATGCGTCAAACATTTATGGCAAATGAATCAAACATTGAGCGCAAATGGTACGTTGTAGATGCTGAAGGACAAACATTAGGTCGTTTATCATCAGAAGTTGCAGCTATCTTACGCGGTAAAAATAAAGTAACTTACACACCACACGTTGACACAGGTGACTATGTAATCATCATCAACGCATCTAAAATCGAATTCACTGGAAACAAAGAAAACGATAAAATCTACTACCGTCACTCAAACCATCCAGGTGGTTTAAAATCAATCACAGCTGGAGAGTTACGTCGTACAAACCCAGAACGTTTACTTGAAACTTCAATTAAAGGGATGTTACCAAGTTCACGTTTAGGTGAAAAACAAGGTAAAAAATTATTCGTTTATGGTGGCGCTGAACATCCACACGCTGCACAACAACCAGAAAACTACGAGTTACGTGGTTAA